One window of Brachybacterium ginsengisoli genomic DNA carries:
- a CDS encoding type III PLP-dependent enzyme domain-containing protein, whose protein sequence is MPEHAPSAAERTVGLEDKSFPAALVGRPISELDAPLSTFSTPLLVLDAAAMTHNLEVMARWTGERGLELMPHGKTTMAPVLWRRQLEAGCTGITVATGWQADLALRAGVPTVQLANACTDPALLRRLAEHLAEHPEQELVCWADSLATIDLLERELPAGSRLGVLVELGADGARTGAREESTALEIAERVTASEVLVLRGASGYEGAIAHDRSPAALAAVSAYCERLAALAQQLDALVEGETWVTAGGSAYFDLVADAFAPLRGMRRILRSGAYIVHDSGFYRGISPLDTTRDIAESEALLPGMRAYARVVSMPEPGLALLDAGKRDVPYDEGLPVPLAVAGELGGPERELDGEITALNDQHAFLRHTGELAIGEVVTLGLSHPCTAFDKWRLIPVADAATGTVHEAVETFF, encoded by the coding sequence ATGCCCGAGCATGCCCCCTCCGCCGCCGAGCGCACCGTCGGGTTGGAGGACAAGTCCTTCCCCGCGGCCCTCGTCGGCCGCCCGATCTCCGAGCTGGACGCGCCGCTCAGCACCTTCTCCACCCCGCTCCTGGTGCTCGATGCGGCGGCGATGACGCACAACCTCGAGGTCATGGCGCGGTGGACCGGCGAGCGCGGGCTGGAGCTGATGCCGCACGGGAAGACCACGATGGCGCCGGTCCTGTGGCGCCGTCAGCTCGAGGCGGGGTGCACCGGGATCACCGTGGCCACCGGCTGGCAGGCCGATCTCGCGCTGCGCGCGGGCGTCCCCACCGTGCAGCTCGCCAACGCCTGCACCGACCCGGCACTGCTGCGACGCCTCGCCGAGCACCTGGCCGAGCACCCCGAGCAGGAGCTCGTCTGCTGGGCCGACAGCCTCGCCACGATCGATCTGCTCGAGCGGGAGCTGCCGGCCGGTTCGCGGCTCGGCGTGCTCGTGGAGCTGGGGGCCGACGGAGCCCGCACCGGCGCCCGCGAGGAGTCGACCGCCCTGGAGATCGCCGAGCGGGTCACCGCCTCGGAGGTGCTCGTCCTGCGCGGCGCCTCCGGCTACGAGGGGGCGATCGCGCACGACCGCTCCCCCGCGGCCCTCGCCGCGGTCTCCGCCTACTGCGAGCGCCTCGCCGCGCTCGCGCAGCAGCTGGACGCGCTGGTCGAGGGCGAGACCTGGGTGACCGCAGGGGGCAGCGCCTACTTCGACCTGGTGGCCGACGCCTTCGCCCCGCTCCGGGGCATGCGCCGCATCCTGCGCTCCGGCGCGTACATCGTCCACGACTCCGGGTTCTACCGGGGCATCTCCCCGCTGGACACCACGCGCGACATCGCCGAGTCCGAGGCGCTGCTGCCCGGCATGCGCGCCTACGCCCGTGTGGTCTCGATGCCCGAGCCCGGCCTCGCGCTGCTCGACGCCGGCAAGCGTGACGTCCCCTACGACGAGGGACTGCCCGTTCCGCTCGCCGTCGCGGGCGAGCTCGGCGGCCCGGAGCGGGAGCTGGACGGGGAGATCACGGCGCTGAACGACCAGCACGCCTTCCTCCGCCACACGGGGGAGCTCGCGATCGGCGAGGTCGTCACGCTCGGTCTCTCGCACCCCTGCACGGCCTTCGACAAGTGGCGGCTCATCCCGGTGGCCGATGCAGCCACCGGCACCGTGCACGAGGCGGTCGAGACCTTCTTCTGA
- a CDS encoding aldo/keto reductase: MSQPSATTHRTLGRSGAAVSTLALGTMTFGAEADEATSHALMDAYVAAGGNLLDTADVYSAGTSEEIIGRWLASRPAEAAQVVLATKGRFPMGTGPNDLGTSRRHLRTALDDSLRRLGVEHIDLYQMHAWDALTPVEETLRFLDDAVSAGKIGYYGFSNYTGWQLTKAVHVARQHGWELPVTLQPQYNLLVRGIEHEIVPAALDAGIGLLPWSPLGGGWLSGKYRRDQRPSGATRLGENPERGMEAWEARNAEERTWRVIDTVAEVADELGASSSQVALAWLAAQPAVTSVILGVRTLEQLEDNMGAASLALSAEQLDRLTSASAPVIEDYPYGAAGTQQRHRRIDGGR; the protein is encoded by the coding sequence ATGTCCCAGCCCTCCGCCACCACCCACCGCACCCTCGGCCGCAGCGGCGCGGCGGTCTCGACCCTCGCCCTCGGCACCATGACCTTCGGGGCCGAGGCCGACGAGGCCACCTCGCACGCCCTGATGGACGCCTACGTCGCCGCGGGAGGGAACCTCCTGGACACCGCCGACGTCTACAGCGCGGGCACGAGCGAGGAGATCATCGGCCGCTGGCTGGCATCCCGGCCCGCCGAGGCGGCCCAGGTGGTCCTGGCCACCAAGGGACGGTTCCCGATGGGGACCGGGCCGAACGACCTCGGCACCTCTCGGCGCCACCTCCGCACGGCCCTGGACGACTCCCTGCGCCGTCTCGGTGTCGAGCACATCGACCTCTACCAGATGCATGCCTGGGACGCGCTGACCCCGGTGGAGGAGACCCTGCGCTTCCTCGACGACGCCGTCTCGGCCGGCAAGATCGGCTACTACGGCTTCTCGAACTACACCGGCTGGCAGCTCACCAAGGCCGTGCACGTCGCCCGGCAGCACGGGTGGGAGCTGCCCGTGACGCTGCAGCCGCAGTACAACCTGCTCGTGCGCGGGATCGAGCACGAGATCGTCCCGGCCGCGCTCGACGCCGGCATCGGCCTGCTGCCCTGGTCGCCGCTCGGCGGCGGCTGGCTGAGCGGCAAGTACCGCCGTGACCAGCGGCCCAGCGGCGCGACGCGGCTGGGGGAGAACCCCGAGCGGGGGATGGAGGCCTGGGAGGCGCGCAACGCGGAGGAGCGCACCTGGCGGGTCATCGACACCGTCGCGGAGGTCGCCGACGAGCTCGGCGCCTCCTCCTCGCAGGTGGCGCTCGCCTGGCTGGCGGCCCAGCCCGCCGTCACCTCGGTGATCCTCGGGGTCCGGACGCTCGAGCAGCTGGAGGACAACATGGGGGCGGCCTCCCTCGCCCTCAGCGCGGAGCAGCTGGACCGGCTCACGAGCGCGAGCGCCCCGGTGATCGAGGACTACCCCTACGGTGCGGCCGGCACGCAGCAGCGGCACCGCAGGATCGACGGAGGGCGCTGA
- a CDS encoding aldo/keto reductase: MKTFTLPGSQLLVPNVVLGLMRIAEKTDDEVRELVRTARDAGIDFFDHADVYGGDLHGCERRFAEAMQLTPSQRDEITIQTKAGIVPEGPYFDFSYEHLIESVEGSLKALQTDHIDILLLHRPDALVEPEEVARAFDELESSGKVRSFGVSNHTPHQIDLLRKHVTQPIVANQLQLSITHEPIIAQGVAANMLDEQQSVTRDGGGILDYCRLHDITVQAWSPFQAGFFNGVFLGSPDYPELNAVIDRLAAQYDVPPIAIATAWITRHPAQMQVVLGTTSPERVAGAAQGSEVPLTRAEWYELFRAAGHRVP, translated from the coding sequence GTGAAGACCTTCACCCTGCCCGGATCCCAGCTCCTCGTGCCCAACGTGGTGCTCGGACTCATGCGCATCGCCGAGAAGACCGACGACGAGGTGCGCGAGCTCGTCCGCACGGCCCGCGACGCCGGCATCGACTTCTTCGACCACGCCGACGTCTACGGCGGGGACCTGCACGGCTGCGAGCGTCGCTTCGCCGAGGCGATGCAGCTGACGCCCTCGCAGCGCGACGAGATCACGATCCAGACCAAGGCCGGGATCGTGCCGGAGGGGCCGTACTTCGACTTCTCCTACGAGCACCTCATCGAGTCCGTCGAGGGCTCGCTGAAGGCCCTGCAGACCGACCACATCGACATCCTGCTGCTGCACCGCCCGGACGCTCTGGTCGAGCCCGAGGAGGTGGCCCGCGCCTTCGACGAGCTCGAGTCCTCGGGCAAGGTGCGCAGCTTCGGCGTCTCGAACCACACCCCGCACCAGATCGATCTGCTGCGCAAGCACGTGACGCAGCCGATCGTCGCCAACCAGCTGCAGCTGTCCATCACCCACGAGCCGATCATCGCCCAGGGCGTCGCCGCGAACATGCTCGACGAGCAGCAGTCCGTCACCCGTGACGGCGGCGGGATCCTCGACTACTGCCGTCTGCACGACATCACCGTCCAGGCGTGGTCCCCGTTCCAGGCCGGCTTCTTCAACGGCGTGTTCCTCGGCTCGCCCGACTACCCGGAGCTGAACGCCGTCATCGACCGGCTCGCCGCCCAGTACGACGTGCCGCCGATCGCGATCGCCACCGCCTGGATCACCCGTCACCCCGCGCAGATGCAGGTCGTGCTCGGCACCACGAGCCCCGAGCGCGTCGCGGGAGCGGCCCAGGGCTCCGAGGTCCCGCTCACCCGCGCCGAGTGGTACGAGCTCTTCCGCGCCGCCGGACACCGCGTGCCCTGA
- a CDS encoding aldo/keto reductase: MQQRTLGQRTVSALGLGGMPMSIEGRPEAARSISTIHAALDAGVTLIDTADAYHRDAGEVGHNEELIAEALRTAPGASGEVLVATKGGHLRPGDGSWTQDGRPEHLKEVAKASARRLGVEAIGLYQFHRPDPGVPYAESVGALSELLDEGVIVMAGISNASVAQIDEAQEVLGGRLVSVQNQFSPAHRSSLEELRHCADLGIAFLPWSPLGGISRAGAVGEDHSAFQSVADAHGVSPQQIALAWELSLAPVVIPIPGASRPASITDSVRAAELELTSEEIALLSAAS; the protein is encoded by the coding sequence GTGCAGCAACGTACTCTCGGGCAGCGGACAGTGAGCGCCCTCGGGCTCGGCGGCATGCCGATGTCCATCGAGGGCCGGCCCGAGGCGGCCCGCTCGATCTCGACGATCCACGCCGCCCTCGACGCCGGCGTCACCCTCATCGACACCGCCGACGCCTACCACCGCGACGCCGGCGAGGTGGGCCACAACGAGGAGCTCATCGCCGAGGCCCTGCGCACCGCCCCCGGGGCGAGCGGCGAGGTGCTCGTGGCGACCAAGGGCGGGCACCTGCGCCCCGGTGACGGCTCCTGGACCCAGGACGGCCGCCCGGAGCACCTCAAGGAGGTCGCGAAGGCCTCCGCGCGCCGGCTCGGCGTCGAGGCGATTGGCCTCTACCAGTTCCACCGACCCGACCCCGGCGTGCCCTACGCGGAGTCCGTCGGCGCCCTGAGCGAGCTGCTCGACGAGGGCGTCATCGTCATGGCCGGGATCTCCAACGCGAGCGTCGCGCAGATCGACGAGGCCCAGGAGGTGCTCGGCGGTCGCCTGGTCTCGGTGCAGAACCAGTTCTCGCCGGCCCACCGCTCGAGCCTCGAGGAGCTCCGGCACTGCGCCGACCTCGGCATCGCCTTCCTCCCGTGGTCACCGCTGGGCGGCATCAGCCGTGCGGGCGCGGTGGGGGAGGACCACTCCGCGTTCCAGAGCGTCGCCGACGCCCACGGCGTGAGCCCCCAGCAGATCGCCCTCGCCTGGGAGCTGTCCCTGGCGCCGGTGGTCATCCCGATCCCGGGCGCCTCGCGTCCGGCGAGCATCACCGACTCCGTGCGGGCCGCCGAGCTCGAGCTGACCTCGGAGGAGATCGCGCTGCTCTCCGCCGCGAGCTGA
- a CDS encoding LysR family transcriptional regulator, translated as MDLRQMEYVVALAEEQQFTRAAAVCHVSQSGLSAAIRSLEDELGTALFSRTTRRVDTTDAGLALLPFARATLAQAAAGRDAVVRATHSLSGRLHVGAEQCLGAVDVPPLLERFHRRFPLVDIHFTQAGSHDLVSQIRAGELDIAFVATTEHLATVHSTELGRRPVVLLVPPEHPLAAGASVEWAALHDEEFIDFRESWGVRSLNDTACAEHGIARRVRCTVDDIHTLLDLIHRGLGIALVPEHVAEKPQAAGLVTLRLPRGSAPWWVVSAVTGTHADAAAASLVDLLEPPSHGPQPDPALAGADRDVADTLQRA; from the coding sequence ATGGATCTGCGACAGATGGAGTACGTGGTCGCTCTCGCGGAGGAGCAGCAGTTCACCCGCGCCGCGGCGGTCTGCCACGTCTCGCAGTCGGGGCTCTCCGCAGCGATCCGCAGCCTCGAGGACGAGCTCGGCACGGCGCTGTTCTCGCGCACCACCCGTCGGGTGGACACCACCGATGCCGGGCTCGCCCTGCTCCCCTTCGCCCGGGCCACCCTCGCGCAGGCGGCCGCGGGCCGCGATGCCGTGGTGCGCGCGACCCATTCGCTCTCGGGTCGCCTGCACGTCGGCGCGGAGCAGTGCCTGGGCGCCGTGGACGTCCCTCCCCTGCTCGAACGGTTCCATCGCCGGTTCCCGCTGGTCGACATCCACTTCACCCAGGCGGGTTCGCACGACCTCGTCTCGCAGATCCGCGCCGGGGAGCTCGACATCGCCTTCGTCGCGACCACCGAGCACCTCGCGACGGTGCACAGCACGGAGCTCGGCCGTCGCCCGGTGGTGCTGCTGGTCCCGCCCGAGCATCCCCTCGCGGCAGGGGCGAGCGTCGAATGGGCCGCGCTGCACGACGAGGAGTTCATCGACTTCCGCGAGTCCTGGGGCGTGCGGTCGCTCAACGACACCGCGTGCGCGGAGCACGGGATCGCCCGACGGGTGCGATGCACCGTGGACGACATCCACACCCTGCTCGACCTGATCCATCGGGGCCTGGGCATCGCCCTGGTCCCCGAGCACGTGGCGGAGAAGCCCCAGGCGGCAGGGCTGGTGACCCTCCGTCTGCCGCGCGGCTCCGCCCCCTGGTGGGTGGTCTCCGCCGTGACCGGCACGCATGCGGACGCGGCGGCGGCGAGTCTCGTCGATCTCCTCGAGCCGCCCTCCCACGGCCCGCAGCCCGACCCGGCCCTCGCCGGCGCGGACCGCGACGTCGCCGACACCCTGCAGCGCGCATGA
- a CDS encoding N-acyl-D-amino-acid deacylase family protein encodes MIGEAWLLRGGRVVEGGEVVPADVLVEGGRIAAVGGITASRAKGARLLEADGRLIVPGFVDTHAHAEGAVFEQEVQLALLRQGITSVIGGQDGVSYAPGDGAYASEYFAAINGPHPTYRGARVSELLATYDGTVPLNVAYLVPAGTVRHLVMGNAERPAGPEEIARMRELVAQGVADGAVGLSTGLDYTPGLHASAQEIAALCAPLAGAGLPYVTHMRGGYEDNSQEGVEEVARIALESGASVHISHFHTRADEADRLITWLAEQGVDATFDAYPYTRGCSILGMTLLPPAVNAMDPDAAAALLRDPAERERLRTQWFPRVDDHPSLGPQWPELITLAHTVAAEFDWAHGLTLAQIARRRGTDPVETALDLLAASRLQVNVVMAVRDQRPVSDLGRLIAQPRHLGGSDGIFVGAHPHPRARGTFAAYLGTYVREHGVLSWPEAVQHLSTGPVDRFRLGARGHIRPGHLADIALIDEDAVCDTATYEEPHGLAVGIDDVLVAGRPVLRAGRLTHDRPGRGLRAAPTASQDTPPAQTQIRTAPPGER; translated from the coding sequence ATGATCGGGGAGGCGTGGCTGCTCCGCGGGGGTCGCGTCGTCGAGGGCGGCGAGGTCGTCCCCGCCGACGTCCTCGTCGAGGGCGGGCGGATCGCGGCCGTCGGTGGCATCACCGCCTCGCGCGCGAAGGGAGCGCGCCTCCTCGAGGCCGACGGGCGGCTGATCGTCCCGGGCTTCGTCGACACCCACGCGCACGCCGAGGGCGCCGTGTTCGAGCAGGAGGTGCAGCTGGCGCTTCTGCGCCAGGGCATCACGAGCGTGATCGGCGGTCAGGACGGCGTCTCCTACGCGCCCGGCGACGGCGCCTATGCCTCGGAGTACTTCGCGGCCATCAACGGACCCCACCCCACCTATCGCGGCGCCCGGGTCTCCGAGCTGCTGGCCACCTATGACGGCACCGTGCCGCTGAACGTCGCCTATCTCGTCCCCGCCGGCACGGTGCGCCACCTCGTGATGGGCAACGCCGAGCGTCCGGCGGGTCCCGAGGAGATCGCCCGCATGCGCGAGCTCGTCGCCCAGGGAGTGGCCGACGGCGCCGTGGGCCTGTCCACGGGGCTCGACTACACCCCCGGACTCCACGCCTCCGCCCAGGAGATCGCTGCCCTGTGCGCTCCGCTGGCCGGGGCGGGCCTGCCGTATGTGACCCACATGCGCGGAGGCTACGAGGACAACTCGCAGGAGGGGGTCGAGGAGGTCGCCCGGATCGCTCTCGAGTCCGGGGCGTCCGTGCACATCTCCCACTTCCACACGCGCGCCGACGAGGCCGATCGGCTCATCACCTGGCTCGCGGAGCAGGGCGTGGACGCGACCTTCGACGCCTACCCGTACACGCGCGGCTGCTCCATCCTCGGCATGACCCTGCTGCCACCGGCCGTGAACGCGATGGACCCCGACGCGGCGGCGGCGCTGCTGCGCGACCCGGCCGAGCGCGAGCGGCTGCGCACGCAGTGGTTCCCCCGGGTCGACGACCACCCGAGCCTGGGACCGCAGTGGCCCGAGCTGATCACCCTCGCCCACACCGTCGCTGCGGAGTTCGACTGGGCGCACGGGCTCACCCTCGCCCAGATCGCGCGGCGGCGCGGAACCGACCCCGTCGAGACGGCGCTGGACCTCCTCGCCGCCTCCCGTCTGCAGGTGAACGTCGTGATGGCCGTGCGGGACCAGCGGCCGGTCTCCGACCTCGGCCGCCTCATCGCCCAGCCGCGGCACCTCGGCGGCTCCGACGGGATCTTCGTCGGAGCCCACCCTCACCCGCGGGCGCGCGGAACCTTCGCCGCCTATCTCGGGACCTACGTGCGCGAGCACGGCGTCCTCTCATGGCCGGAGGCGGTGCAGCACCTGTCGACCGGCCCCGTCGACCGCTTCCGTCTCGGCGCCCGTGGGCACATCCGCCCCGGCCACCTCGCTGACATCGCCCTGATCGACGAGGACGCCGTATGCGACACTGCGACGTACGAAGAGCCCCATGGCCTGGCCGTGGGCATCGACGACGTGCTCGTCGCGGGCCGCCCGGTGCTCCGAGCGGGCCGGCTCACCCATGACAGGCCCGGCCGCGGTCTCCGTGCCGCGCCGACCGCCTCGCAGGACACGCCCCCTGCACAGACCCAGATCCGCACCGCACCCCCGGGAGAACGATGA
- a CDS encoding RidA family protein codes for MTPKEALHTENAPQPAGPYSQAIVSGDLLFTAGFGPQDPATGEVAESVGEQTRQVLRNIQAVLAERGATLDDALKTTVHLADLADFQEFNAAYREFFSEPFPVRTTVGSQLANILVEIDLVARLQG; via the coding sequence ATGACCCCCAAGGAAGCCCTCCACACCGAGAACGCCCCGCAGCCCGCGGGCCCCTACAGCCAGGCGATCGTGAGCGGCGATCTGCTCTTCACCGCCGGCTTCGGCCCCCAGGACCCGGCCACCGGCGAGGTCGCCGAGTCCGTCGGAGAGCAGACCCGCCAGGTGCTGCGGAACATCCAGGCGGTGCTCGCCGAGCGCGGCGCCACCCTGGACGACGCGCTGAAGACCACCGTGCACCTCGCCGACCTCGCCGACTTCCAGGAGTTCAACGCGGCGTACCGCGAGTTCTTCTCCGAGCCGTTCCCGGTGCGCACCACCGTCGGCTCGCAGCTTGCGAACATCCTGGTGGAGATCGACCTGGTGGCGCGGCTCCAGGGCTGA
- a CDS encoding FUSC family protein: MRLKSTLQSQISAARSPETITAALQILKSVLAATLAWWFSTAILSSALPFLAPWVALLTVHVTVHRSLTLGLQTTVASVLGVGLSFAIGSLLGVHLWTFALALLIGLVAARIPWIRDEGVAVATTAVFVLGSGFGEQAPLLVDRILEVVLGVGIGVVVNLVVVPPLRDRQAAWYVDAINRRMGRVLTDMSEDLAGSWDTDRVEAWFAETDLMREQLEGARQTVRIARESARANPRSRFRALADTSAPGGPAGPDQEGDAERPSYENILGRVDEGISHLRHLLRTLHEAGEDSSRWDDGFKKRLLPILRDAGRSIADPDGEVEPIADRLDALGDDLSAHGILGGSSWPLYGSLLVSLRHIAVIVDDVASARHAREAGPTEGSSSPP, translated from the coding sequence ATGCGCCTCAAGAGCACTCTCCAGAGCCAGATCTCCGCCGCGCGTTCTCCGGAGACCATCACGGCGGCGCTGCAGATCCTGAAGAGCGTTCTCGCCGCGACCCTCGCGTGGTGGTTCTCCACCGCGATCCTCTCCTCGGCGCTGCCCTTCCTGGCTCCGTGGGTGGCGCTCCTGACCGTGCATGTCACGGTTCACCGCTCCCTCACGCTCGGCCTGCAGACCACGGTCGCGTCCGTGCTCGGCGTGGGCCTCTCGTTCGCCATCGGGTCGCTCCTGGGTGTGCATCTGTGGACGTTCGCCCTCGCTCTGCTCATCGGGCTCGTCGCCGCTCGGATCCCCTGGATCCGCGACGAGGGTGTGGCGGTCGCGACCACCGCCGTATTCGTGCTCGGCAGCGGTTTCGGCGAGCAGGCGCCTCTGCTCGTCGATCGGATTCTCGAGGTGGTGCTCGGGGTCGGCATCGGGGTCGTGGTGAATCTTGTGGTCGTTCCTCCGCTGAGAGACCGTCAGGCGGCCTGGTACGTGGACGCGATCAACAGGCGGATGGGCAGGGTCCTGACGGACATGTCGGAAGATCTCGCCGGCTCGTGGGACACCGATCGGGTGGAGGCATGGTTCGCGGAGACGGACCTGATGCGTGAGCAGCTCGAGGGCGCGCGCCAGACGGTCCGGATCGCTCGCGAGAGCGCGCGGGCCAACCCGCGTTCGCGATTCCGCGCCCTCGCAGACACCTCCGCGCCGGGTGGCCCGGCGGGCCCCGACCAGGAGGGTGACGCGGAGCGACCCTCCTACGAGAACATCCTCGGGCGCGTGGACGAGGGCATCTCCCATCTGCGCCACCTTCTGCGCACCTTGCATGAGGCGGGAGAGGACAGCAGCCGATGGGACGACGGGTTCAAGAAGCGCCTGCTTCCGATCCTGCGTGACGCCGGCCGCTCCATCGCGGATCCGGACGGGGAGGTCGAGCCGATCGCCGATCGCCTCGACGCGCTCGGCGACGACCTCTCGGCCCACGGGATCCTGGGCGGGAGCTCCTGGCCCCTCTACGGCTCCCTGCTGGTCAGCCTGCGCCATATCGCCGTCATCGTCGACGATGTGGCCTCCGCCCGTCATGCTCGCGAGGCAGGCCCGACGGAAGGCTCCTCGTCGCCACCGTGA
- a CDS encoding methyltransferase, with the protein MSTISWSEHGEMHSARWHSENGAPAPTRIEVVDDTLTADIALRRRRAGSTLLWRGDYPGARQLLSALGRRIDKRSAPREDDIARLFRAHRAQRAERARLLGGLVVLLEPGHRLELRRAPEVADACREAYGSWEEPTLVSLSELLGVLSAHQWQQKGVPIPALDGRIHARYGVFSPVRSEYVDLVAEAPLPPTEGHLTVFDLGTGTGVLAAVLARRGATQVTATDINPRAVACAQDNVRRLGLEDRVTVVETDLFPPGRADLVVCNPPWLPGAATSALELGVYDDSSAMLRGFLDGLADHLRSGGEGWLVLSDLAEHLRLRGAGELEGLIAAAGLEVIGRLSTSARHPRATDPRDLLHAARSQESTVLWRLRAAVC; encoded by the coding sequence ATGTCCACCATCAGCTGGAGCGAGCACGGCGAGATGCACAGCGCGCGCTGGCACTCCGAGAACGGCGCCCCCGCACCGACGCGCATCGAGGTCGTGGACGACACCCTCACCGCCGACATCGCCCTGCGCCGGCGCCGGGCCGGATCGACCCTCCTGTGGCGCGGCGACTATCCCGGTGCCCGTCAGCTGCTCAGCGCCCTCGGTCGGAGGATCGACAAGCGCTCTGCCCCCCGGGAGGACGACATCGCCCGGCTGTTCCGGGCCCACCGGGCCCAGCGGGCGGAGCGGGCACGCCTCCTCGGCGGACTGGTGGTGCTCCTCGAGCCCGGCCACCGCCTCGAGCTGCGCCGGGCCCCAGAGGTGGCGGACGCGTGCCGCGAGGCCTACGGCTCATGGGAGGAGCCGACGCTGGTGTCCCTCTCCGAGCTCCTCGGTGTGCTCAGCGCGCACCAGTGGCAGCAGAAGGGCGTGCCGATCCCGGCCCTCGACGGGCGCATCCACGCGCGCTACGGAGTGTTCTCCCCGGTGCGCTCCGAGTACGTCGACCTCGTCGCCGAGGCCCCGCTGCCACCGACCGAGGGCCACCTGACGGTGTTCGACCTGGGAACCGGCACCGGTGTGCTCGCCGCGGTCCTCGCCCGTCGTGGCGCGACCCAGGTGACCGCCACGGACATCAACCCGCGAGCCGTCGCCTGCGCCCAGGACAACGTGCGACGGCTGGGCCTCGAGGACCGGGTCACCGTCGTGGAGACCGACCTCTTCCCGCCCGGCCGCGCAGATCTCGTGGTCTGCAACCCGCCCTGGCTCCCCGGCGCCGCGACCTCCGCGCTCGAGCTCGGGGTGTACGACGACTCCTCCGCCATGCTCCGCGGCTTCCTCGACGGCCTCGCAGACCATCTCCGTTCTGGGGGAGAGGGCTGGCTGGTCCTCTCCGACCTCGCCGAGCATCTGCGGCTGCGAGGGGCCGGGGAGCTCGAGGGCCTCATCGCGGCGGCCGGCCTCGAGGTGATCGGCCGGCTCTCGACCTCCGCGCGCCATCCCCGGGCCACAGATCCTCGGGACCTCCTCCACGCCGCGCGCTCGCAGGAGTCCACGGTGCTGTGGCGACTGCGCGCTGCGGTCTGCTGA
- a CDS encoding MFS transporter: protein MDELPSGQGSGRPDRFPGSVSTETGTIVAASASSDPGVDVVESDRRRPGSLGAQSAKGNGRAMTAMGFSQAVDNSEGGLINTFFPLIGAAFGVGEGMLGLLSAISKFARMIFGPFWAMMADRYGRKRILILVTGVWGLWTVASGFAPSFTWLLILYAISVVGTVASEPIINGLLPDLFKQSQRGKAYGTIRAIGGGVGILLGPAIGLFARGDDPSPDAWRYAMWTMGAISILSGVLIAMWVKDPRQNTAREDMLAEAGRFKLSDAAKLFRIPTFSLMAGMVVLVTSLVLLAFYPNFLVVERGLSIFEATLAMSCFSIGAVFSAYLGGRLADLFVAKFGEKGRVMLMQIYLVAFGATVALVTQLPYEGIAFAYPLTFLLGLIFSIGFSGCVLPMVSNVVPRQLNATAFALLFSFIQGGLTALMALGLGFLAEAFSSQMMFLWFVVVPYLLNAGYWTLFYRTYPRDVELQEERTALVEAGEF, encoded by the coding sequence ATGGACGAACTCCCCTCCGGGCAGGGCTCCGGCCGGCCCGACCGGTTCCCCGGCTCCGTCTCCACCGAGACCGGCACGATCGTCGCCGCCTCCGCCTCGAGCGATCCCGGCGTGGACGTGGTCGAGAGCGACCGGCGCCGCCCCGGCTCCCTGGGCGCGCAGTCCGCCAAGGGCAACGGCAGGGCCATGACCGCCATGGGGTTCTCCCAGGCCGTGGACAACTCCGAGGGCGGCCTGATCAACACCTTCTTCCCGCTGATCGGCGCCGCGTTCGGCGTCGGCGAAGGGATGCTGGGCCTGCTGAGCGCCATCAGCAAGTTCGCCCGGATGATCTTCGGCCCCTTCTGGGCGATGATGGCGGACCGGTACGGCCGCAAGAGGATCCTCATCCTGGTCACCGGGGTCTGGGGCCTGTGGACAGTGGCCTCCGGCTTCGCACCCAGCTTCACCTGGCTGCTGATCCTCTACGCGATCAGCGTCGTGGGCACCGTGGCCTCCGAGCCGATCATCAACGGCCTGCTGCCGGACCTGTTCAAGCAGTCCCAGCGCGGCAAGGCCTACGGCACCATCCGCGCCATCGGCGGCGGCGTGGGCATCCTGCTCGGCCCCGCGATCGGCCTCTTCGCCCGCGGCGACGACCCCAGCCCCGACGCCTGGCGCTACGCGATGTGGACCATGGGGGCGATCTCCATCCTCTCCGGCGTGCTCATCGCGATGTGGGTGAAGGACCCGCGGCAGAACACCGCCCGCGAGGACATGCTCGCCGAGGCCGGCCGGTTCAAGCTCTCCGATGCCGCCAAGCTCTTCAGAATCCCTACGTTCTCCCTCATGGCCGGAATGGTCGTGCTGGTCACGAGTCTGGTGCTGCTCGCCTTCTACCCGAACTTCCTCGTGGTCGAGCGTGGCCTGAGCATCTTCGAAGCGACCCTGGCGATGTCCTGCTTCAGCATCGGCGCCGTCTTCAGCGCCTACCTCGGAGGGCGCCTGGCGGACCTCTTCGTGGCGAAGTTCGGCGAGAAGGGCCGCGTCATGCTGATGCAGATCTACCTGGTCGCCTTCGGCGCCACCGTCGCGCTCGTGACGCAGCTGCCCTACGAGGGCATCGCCTTCGCCTACCCCCTGACGTTCCTGCTGGGGCTGATCTTCTCGATCGGCTTCTCCGGCTGCGTGCTGCCGATGGTCTCCAACGTGGTGCCCCGTCAGCTCAACGCCACCGCCTTCGCCCTGCTGTTCTCCTTCATCCAGGGCGGGCTCACCGCCCTGATGGCTCTGGGGCTCGGCTTCCTCGCCGAGGCCTTCAGCAGCCAGATGATGTTCCTGTGGTTCGTGGTCGTGCCCTATCTGCTGAACGCCGGGTACTGGACGCTGTTCTACCGGACCTACCCGCGGGACGTGGAGCTCCAGGAGGAGCGCACCGCACTGGTGGAGGCCGGCGAGTTCTGA